GACCGGCACCATTCCGATGATATCGGTTTGACTTCTACCGCCGAAAATGATCATAAAACACGAACTGGGTCGCAGAACTGCGATTCATCGAAAGGCAGACGCATGTCCTACACCGTGAACACACTGCGAAACATGACCAGATCCTGCGAAATGATGCGCGATCGGGTCAAAGCTGTGGTGTTCAAACCTGATGAACGCAAGGTCCTCGATATCACCTTTGGGCCTACGGCGGCAGCGGAATTGGTCGGAAGAACGCCTGAAGCGCTTGCCAAGGCAGAGAAGGAGGGGCGTCTCGCGCCTCCGAAACAGCTTAACAATGGCCGCCGCTATTACACGCTCGAAGACCTTACTCATATTCGCAAGGCGCTGAACATTCATCCGGGCAAGCTAGCCCATGAGAATGCGGTTGTAGTAGCCGTGCAGAATTTCAAGGGCGGCGTCGGCAAGAGTACGATTACCAAGCATTTCGCCGATTTTCTCGCGCTGAACGGATATAGCGTTCTCGTGATCGACTGCGATCCGCAGGCGTCAACGACAACTATGTTCGACATTCAGCCCGAAGCACTTATCGACGAAGAGGAGACTTTAGGAAACTTCCTGTCGCCTCGCAGTACATTCGACGATTTCAGGAAGGCAATCCGAGAAACCGCTTGGCCTACAATCAAAATAGTGCCGTCAAGCCTTGGCCTGCAGGATGCAGAGTGGGACCTCACGGCAACGTTGACGGAGGGCGGACAAGCAGTGCGCGAGGGACTTCAGCGTCTCCGTATTGGCATCGACACCATCATCAAGGACTTCGACGTCGTCTTGCTCGATCCTCCGCCGGCTATGGGGTTCCTGGGCCTCAATGTGATGGCCGCCGCAACAGGTATGCTTATCCCGGTTCCGGCAAGGCAGCTCGACTATCTTTCAACCATCCATTTCATGGACACCATCGCCGAGAATATCGAGATCCTCGAGGATCACGGAACGCCTGTTGATTACGGGTTCATTCGCGTCGTCTGCTCGGCCTACACCCCCAGCAAGCCAGGTGAAGCCGACATGTGGAAGATGATGAAGGCCACATATGCCAATTTCCTGCTGAATCAGCCGATCCTAGCTTCTGAGGAAATCAAGAATGCCACTCAAGCATTCCGGTCGATCTATGAAAGCAAGCCTTCAGCTGCGCACGCAACCTACCAGCGTTGCCGGGACAATCTCAACGCAGTCTTCGGAGAAGTTCTGAACGAAATACATGAGCAGTGGCCGTCGAAGAGCATTTCGAGACGGTCATCTGACACGGCAGGGAGTGTTGCAGCGTGAGCCGTCGTTCATTGATTGGCGAGGCCCTCGCCTCCCCTGCCCCTGACCAGCCTTCCGTCTCTGAAGCCAAGGACGCTGCAGGGGCAACCGCATCGCGCAATTTCACAACACGTCGGCTTGAAGGCTTCACGGAAGCAGCGCGGATGGTCAAGCGCCCGACCATCCGGCTCAAACCTGCAGAATGTTCGATCTGGCCGGGAAACGCCCGTGATTACGAACAGCTC
This genomic interval from Sphingopyxis macrogoltabida contains the following:
- a CDS encoding AAA family ATPase: MSYTVNTLRNMTRSCEMMRDRVKAVVFKPDERKVLDITFGPTAAAELVGRTPEALAKAEKEGRLAPPKQLNNGRRYYTLEDLTHIRKALNIHPGKLAHENAVVVAVQNFKGGVGKSTITKHFADFLALNGYSVLVIDCDPQASTTTMFDIQPEALIDEEETLGNFLSPRSTFDDFRKAIRETAWPTIKIVPSSLGLQDAEWDLTATLTEGGQAVREGLQRLRIGIDTIIKDFDVVLLDPPPAMGFLGLNVMAAATGMLIPVPARQLDYLSTIHFMDTIAENIEILEDHGTPVDYGFIRVVCSAYTPSKPGEADMWKMMKATYANFLLNQPILASEEIKNATQAFRSIYESKPSAAHATYQRCRDNLNAVFGEVLNEIHEQWPSKSISRRSSDTAGSVAA